The Lates calcarifer isolate ASB-BC8 linkage group LG7_2, TLL_Latcal_v3, whole genome shotgun sequence DNA window AGTAATGTTTAAGCACTTCTCAGACTATAAAACAGTGTGATTTAGACATTACAGGCTGTACGGTTTGGACTCATTCTGAAAAAACtataacaaacagaaaaaacccacaaaaaGCAACACCTCCAAGCTGGGAGCTACATCTTTCCAGTCATTCCAAAATGCTAATCCTGTCACCATGGCTAAAGGTTCCGTTTCCCTGTTGTATCCCcccacaaaacaaaagttaGCCTGGTAAAAATAGCTCCAGAGCAGAGCTGCGGTCTCCAGTCAAGTGACTGCAATTTACTACAGTTAACTGAAGCATTAATTTGACCACAGCCCATTAGGAACAGTTCGAATCATTAGAGTTTAAAGCATTTTTTCATGATTAGCGCGATAGTATCGTTAATTGCAATTATTTTGCCCGGGACACAAAACTTTCAGATCCTCCCATGACCCTCGCCTCACATGCTATGATCTACACAACATATccagacatacacacaggaaCAGTGGCAATACTTCAAACTGTCATGCTTGTCATACGGAGTGTTTGCAGCCCCACTGCTGGGTAACTGTGATAAAAAAGTAGTATCCTCTGACTCTGCTCCTGCATCACGCTTTAATGATGTGAAGTCTCTCCCTCATCAGTATGCTATGTGGATGCAGAGAGGAGACCAAGAGGACTGCGCTGGATTAATAATACACATGGTTTCAAACACTCAGTCAAAATCCATCTATCTCCACCTGCAAATAGacatattattttaaattaccCTTGGACGGAAGTTGACAATCCTATTAAGCTTTACGATCAGGCAGGGCTTGCCGTCCTTGAAACCGAAGTCGCGGTCCTCGATGCCGGAGCACGGTCCGAGCAGGGTCCTGGAGAAACGACAGGCCTTCCTGACGCCCACGTCGCTCTCCAAGTCGCCCCGGTTCTTGTAGTCTGCGGGCTCCTCTGGAGGTGGGAGTGAAGGGTCAACTTGGGTTAAGACTCATTAGAAATGTGTCAAAGTCCACtattagatttagatttagagtTCAGCCAAGAGGTTTGAAATGTTACGTAAATGTCTGCCTAGTGCAGAGAACAGACACCTACCTCCACAGTCCTCGAATTTCATCTGGTCCCTCTGGTTTTCATCATCATACTTTGCCAGGAAATCCCTCAGGGCCTTGGTGTAAGGCAGGTAGGTCTCCACGTCGTTGAGGTTGAAGGCCACTTCAGCTTTGTCTGATCGCGGGGTGTGTGTAAGGCCTGTGGGGGGGACGACAGCTTGCTTGCTTTAGATTCTCCTTCAGATTTTCTCAAAGAAATCAAACACGTGCACTGTGATCCCAGAGAGcacatgaataaaatgtcatgacTAGAGACCCCATGTCTTGGATTagagcagaaaatgacaaactttAAAGTCAGACACATCTAAACTCAGGAGCACCAATTTCTGCCAGAATCTGCAGATTCAGTTGAGATGATAAATATCAGTGTCATGTCTGTGGATCATACAGATAGAGTTTCTTCCTGCTTCTACTCTTTGTGCTAAGACAGGCTGAATAAGCTGAATGTGGTCCAGACCTGCAGTGACACACACCAGACTCCGCTGAAACTGATAGATCTCATATGACTCTGGGTAAAAAAAGCTAACAAGTGCTTCTTAAAATGTCAGACTGGTCCTTTAGCACACATTTCGGAGTTCACGTTAACTGCTGTCTTGACTCAATCCATTAGCTGAACATTTAGAACACTGTGCCAACTCTTATCAGCTGACCAGAGATCAGTTCATTGACAGGAATTTCCTTGGGACACACATGACCTTGCATCGTGAACACAGCGCTCAAAGATGTTTTACTGCTTTACAGTAGCCACCAGCCTGCATCCTGCTGTCACACAGCAGCTCTCTCCACTGTATTCCACACATGCTCAGTTTGGCCTGGTAAACCCCAGCTGGCCTCCCCCCGCTATGGAAACCAGGCTATAATGTAAACACAGGGGAGGCTGCACTGGGACCATGATGTACTGATTTATAAAGATTTCATCTCCAAAACAATATGCAACCATGTTAGCTTAGGCTAGAGTGAGCACATGTACTAAGACTGAACACAGGTGttccctttaaaaaaagaactttaaagGCAAAACACTTCTACTACAGTTATTAAGAGACGTGGAGAGCCctgtttatatgtttgtgttgtatCAGAAACCCTGCTAAGTCCTATTAGAGGATCAGTGGTATCATGGCAGGTAACACTGTATCTAGATCTGTGCAGGTGCCTCTTTAACCAGgttagctcattgttttgacagtaaaaacaatacatttttaatcGTGCAGAATTTCTGAGGTgcaaagttcattcttgaccttgcTCGCAGTAGCTGAGAGGACGATCTGAATTAATCATGAGACAAACTCCACCATCTAACACTTGAATTGCAAAAAAGCcccatgttcaccagctaagTTCTGATGAAAGAGAGATGAATAAGGGATGACCCTGACTGTAAACAAATGCATTATTCAGACAGACTTTAATAGAATGATATTAGGGGGGAAAAATTACATACAATTACTATTTGGGTCGGGTCAAATCTGTTGCGCTGTGCTGccaaaataaactgtgacatttgtgtatttgcatCCAAAGCCAGAAACGACACCCCACATCCAGGCTTGTTTTGGAACTCAGCGTCATACATAATAATACAGTGACTTGACCAGAATATAGCACTCATGTATTCGCTCTGAGACGGCGATGAAAAACAATCTTGTCATGTCAACAAGGTCAGTGAGGAGGCAGTGATCCACTCAGTAAGAACCGAGAGGTTAGAGCTCGTCTGGAATTAGAAAAACTCAGGAGCTActcccacagacacactcagaAATATCATCGACAAGATCCTATTCCCTTTTACTATACAGTATagtttaaaaaagcaaacagacaggaaatggagGTCACTTCTTACCAGGGGGTGCGACTCTGTCCTGCCAGGTGGGCTTGTAGTTGCTCAGGGTGAGCAGCAAGGCTTGGATGGTGCCGACAAAGACCCCGGCCAGGCAGCCGTAGAAAATAACATAGAACAAGAAGATTTTGACTgcggaggagaaaaagaaggaatgTGTCAGAACAGGTGTACCTTGTTTTAGGAGTCATATGAGAAACTGGAGATCACCTGTGTGTGATTAAAGTGTGACAGGAGATTCTGTGTTAAAGAAATATACACTTTGCTTGTCTTTTAATAACCCAGCGACCTAGCCATcctctgcagccacacagcTCCACGCCTGAGCGGAGTAAATGTATACAGTGACCGTAACATGTGCTTCACCATCACAGCTGTGCGACAGCGCAATAAAGAGAGCGCTACTGTGACAAGAAAAGCTTCACATGACATCTCAAGCTTGCGTTTGCAGGAGACTGAGACAAAGCGGCAGAGGATTTTATGGTCTCATAAGACCTTCGTGGCCAATCAGTTAAAGCTAGGATTGTTTTACGATACAAACACGCCACGTCTGATTGTGGCAGCGACATGctgcgggggggggggacacCGCTCTACAGCTGGATATGAAGGCTGGTGAGGGTCAGAGGAGCAGAGCAAAAATACAGAGGAGCAAGAGAACCAACCCAAACATGAAGCCACAGAAACTGCTTTAGAGAGGTCATGCTGTAGCAGGAGCCTGTGTAATTTGACAGAGCCTGAGCCGTTATGCAgaaacaaatgtcagaaaactgttATAAATGCAGCCAGCGGGGCATTGACTTTTAACTGATGGATACATAAATGCAAGCAATTATCCTGTGCTTAAATTTAGACcaatttgttaaaaaaaaaaaaaaaaaaaaaaaaaaaaaaaaaaaagttcaagaGTCTCTACAACATGAAGGAATCTTTATttggctgctgcagctccaagAATGTCTGTCAGACACATACATGCTAACAGCTTATGTCTAAGGAACTACAAAGCCAGCATTCATGATAAAACAGTCCAACAGTGGCAGCCATTGTCTTTACAGATTTACAAGAATTCAACTGTACACCCTGTATGTACTCAATAGTAATTACCATCGGACTCCTCCTCGCTCTAATCAATTATTAACATGAAGATGCTGTGGAATTCCATGTCTATTAACTGTTACCTGTACTGTGAAGCAATAAATAAAGCACAGCTGAAGTTAACCCTGGAGCTAGCAGGCTATACTTCCATCCAGTCAATCCTTTTGCT harbors:
- the atp1b1b gene encoding sodium/potassium-transporting ATPase subunit beta-1b, coding for MPSNKDDGGWKKFLWDSEKGELLGRTGGSWFKIFLFYVIFYGCLAGVFVGTIQALLLTLSNYKPTWQDRVAPPGLTHTPRSDKAEVAFNLNDVETYLPYTKALRDFLAKYDDENQRDQMKFEDCGEEPADYKNRGDLESDVGVRKACRFSRTLLGPCSGIEDRDFGFKDGKPCLIVKLNRIVNFRPRPPTSNESIPEEAQPKVQPNVIPLFCTNKKEEDAGKIGEIKYHGISGGFPLQYYPYYGKLLHPQYLQPLVALQFTNLTLNTELRIECKVFGDNIDYSDKDRYQGRFDIKIQINSL